In Bacteroidales bacterium, the following are encoded in one genomic region:
- a CDS encoding peptidoglycan-binding protein — protein MRFLAIFLFFIITASSAQVIHPPIGRTSLPNDAKIKLTLISRIHSHTPNVKDDMERYEKDIVSPKSAVFLEEKNKFYINSLEGYKTVVFDLKEFRKIKSIPHDFSKKDNALFKEETALGYKFLTPRAEPNVFKGKPVECCLSNNKKYLWVTYYRRSYDPNAMEPSAVAIIDTDLDEVVRVMPTGPLPKMIAASPDGKYVAITHWGDNTVGIIDVSSGNPDSFKYVKHLIVDYQQKFSSSQSKVVIDRDKNCGLCLRGTAFTRDSKYLLVGRMGGGGISVFDMSDFSFIATVTGMRTNVRHLVVTDNFLYLSSNRTGYVQKTSISDFLNFALNKENKGKTYNSWKECYAGAGARTIEVSSDEKYVFAACNNSSSVAIISAEDMVKVAEIKADSYPVGLALHKNNYLLISTSQAHPGIGGGNCVDVFYVDYK, from the coding sequence ATGAGATTTCTAGCTATATTTCTATTTTTTATTATTACAGCCTCATCTGCACAAGTAATTCACCCTCCAATTGGTCGAACATCGCTTCCTAATGATGCGAAAATAAAACTAACTCTTATATCTCGCATTCATAGCCATACGCCGAATGTAAAGGACGACATGGAACGATACGAAAAAGATATTGTTTCGCCAAAGTCAGCTGTTTTTTTAGAAGAAAAAAATAAATTTTACATCAATAGTTTGGAAGGATATAAAACGGTTGTGTTTGATTTAAAAGAGTTTAGAAAAATAAAATCTATTCCGCATGATTTCTCAAAAAAAGACAATGCGTTGTTTAAAGAAGAAACGGCTTTGGGTTATAAATTTTTGACTCCACGTGCGGAACCTAATGTTTTTAAAGGAAAGCCAGTCGAATGCTGCTTGTCGAATAATAAAAAATATTTATGGGTTACTTATTATCGAAGAAGTTACGACCCTAATGCAATGGAGCCGTCTGCTGTAGCCATAATAGATACAGATTTAGATGAAGTAGTTAGGGTTATGCCTACGGGTCCGCTACCTAAGATGATTGCTGCGTCTCCTGATGGTAAATATGTTGCAATAACGCATTGGGGCGATAATACTGTCGGTATAATTGATGTTTCTTCTGGAAATCCAGACTCATTCAAATATGTGAAGCATTTAATTGTTGATTATCAGCAAAAATTTTCATCATCGCAGAGCAAAGTTGTTATTGACCGTGATAAAAACTGTGGTTTATGTTTGAGAGGAACAGCTTTTACAAGAGATAGCAAGTATTTATTAGTTGGTCGTATGGGTGGTGGAGGCATTTCTGTGTTTGATATGTCTGATTTTAGCTTTATTGCAACTGTTACAGGAATGCGTACAAATGTTCGGCACTTGGTTGTTACAGATAATTTTTTGTATTTGAGTAGCAACAGAACAGGATATGTGCAAAAAACTTCAATTTCAGATTTTTTAAATTTTGCTTTAAACAAGGAAAACAAGGGTAAAACATATAATTCATGGAAAGAATGCTATGCTGGCGCTGGCGCTCGCACAATTGAAGTTTCGAGTGATGAAAAATATGTTTTTGCAGCATGTAATAATTCCAGCTCCGTTGCTATAATTAGCGCTGAAGATATGGTTAAAGTAGCTGAAATAAAGGCAGATTCCTATCCTGTTGGACTTGCTTTGCATAAAAACAACTATTTACTTATATCCACATCTCAGGCTCATCCTGGCATTGGTGGCGGAAATTGTGTAGATGTTTTTTATGTGGACTATAAATAA
- a CDS encoding radical SAM protein — protein sequence MDQRFNWVSEFITRVRPYIEVRLEDNVLIKKPNHVQKLNPFGAMIMHKLLNGSRIEDLLGKIDNNETQLTELLSFLTAVKLSLEGNLDIWTQNPSVVKSAFKAPFTKLPVLSEVAVTGKCNLRCSFCYAGINYKQRTVSEDLSADEIKQIVKKIRQQAQVPSISFTGGEPTLRKDLPDLIKYAKSLDMRVNLISNGFLIDKKLRNSLKKAGLDSAQISLEGVTADTHEKITGVKGSFEKALNAVLLLNEVDIRTHTNTTLSKQNKHEVAKLPSFLKQRLNAERFSMNLIIPTGSALANEIHLLQYSEAGEFISMVNTEATKHNIEFMWYSPTPLCIFNTITNGLGNKGCAACDGLLSVDSKGNILPCSSWDEPLGNLISQDFDSIWFSARATEIRNKKLAPEVCSECDSLDICQGACPLFYRAESNHDCILLKTRKSNITQAAL from the coding sequence ATGGATCAACGTTTTAATTGGGTTTCTGAATTTATAACAAGGGTGCGACCTTATATTGAGGTTCGGTTGGAGGATAATGTTCTGATTAAAAAGCCAAATCATGTTCAAAAGCTAAATCCTTTTGGAGCAATGATTATGCACAAACTGCTAAACGGAAGTCGCATAGAGGATTTGCTAGGCAAAATAGATAATAACGAAACTCAATTAACGGAACTGCTATCCTTCTTAACGGCTGTAAAATTATCTTTAGAGGGTAATCTTGATATTTGGACACAAAATCCATCTGTCGTTAAATCAGCATTTAAGGCTCCATTTACAAAACTGCCTGTTTTAAGCGAAGTAGCTGTAACTGGTAAATGCAACTTACGCTGTTCTTTTTGCTATGCAGGTATTAACTATAAGCAACGTACCGTTTCCGAAGACCTAAGCGCTGATGAAATAAAGCAGATTGTTAAAAAAATTCGGCAGCAAGCTCAAGTGCCGTCTATTAGCTTTACAGGCGGAGAGCCAACTTTACGCAAAGATTTACCAGATTTAATTAAATATGCAAAGAGTTTAGATATGCGTGTAAATCTTATTAGCAATGGTTTTTTGATAGACAAAAAGTTGAGAAACAGTTTGAAAAAAGCAGGTCTTGATTCTGCACAAATTAGCTTAGAAGGTGTTACCGCTGATACACATGAAAAAATTACAGGCGTAAAAGGGAGTTTCGAAAAAGCTTTAAATGCCGTTTTGTTGCTAAATGAGGTCGATATTCGCACACATACAAACACAACATTATCTAAGCAAAACAAACACGAAGTGGCAAAACTGCCTTCTTTTCTGAAACAACGACTCAATGCGGAACGTTTTAGTATGAACTTGATAATACCTACAGGAAGTGCTTTGGCAAATGAAATACATTTGCTGCAATATTCAGAAGCTGGCGAATTTATTTCTATGGTAAATACAGAAGCCACAAAACATAACATAGAATTCATGTGGTATTCTCCAACTCCTTTGTGTATTTTTAATACTATTACCAATGGTTTGGGCAACAAAGGTTGTGCTGCTTGCGACGGCTTACTTTCTGTTGACTCAAAAGGTAATATTTTGCCATGCTCTTCATGGGATGAGCCATTGGGAAATTTGATTTCTCAAGATTTTGATTCTATTTGGTTTTCAGCACGCGCTACTGAAATTAGAAATAAAAAATTAGCACCTGAAGTTTGTTCGGAGTGTGATAGTCTTGACATTTGCCAGGGTGCTTGTCCTTTATTCTATCGTGCTGAAAGCAACCACGATTGTATATTGTTAAAAACTCGAAAATCTAATATAACACAAGCAGCCTTATGA
- a CDS encoding DoxX family protein codes for MKVLAYISRFLLGIVFTFSGFVKAVDPWGSKFKFEDYFIALGLEWLMPASLVLAILLSTAEFIIGVAFLIGIKPKLSIWSSIAFMIFFTPLTLWLAITDAVTDCGCFGDAIVLTNWQTFFKNIAIIILLVPVFLYRKKFGHYMNCKLEWVVGVLFTVAIVGISIFGLRHLPIVDFLPYKPGLSLKPDTSVKVNYFVTYKNKITGVEKEYPADNYPWNDSIWMSENEFVSSRDDRQRAAEMISLENADFEDVTERIMLNPSYQFLVVSFDMGKISEKAAEKIRTLAADCDKNDIEIALLTATSPDKAEALRHEMQIPIDLYFADDIALKMLVRSNPGFLLMKDGMLLDKWAWRDLPMLADIDLKKLEDQYLIKK; via the coding sequence ATGAAAGTTCTTGCTTATATTTCTCGCTTTTTATTAGGAATTGTTTTTACATTTTCTGGCTTTGTAAAAGCTGTTGACCCTTGGGGGTCTAAATTCAAATTCGAAGATTATTTCATTGCCTTGGGCTTAGAATGGCTGATGCCTGCTTCGCTTGTTTTGGCAATTTTGCTTTCTACAGCTGAATTCATCATTGGAGTTGCTTTTTTAATTGGTATAAAGCCAAAATTAAGCATTTGGTCTTCTATTGCCTTTATGATATTTTTTACCCCTTTAACTTTATGGCTGGCAATTACAGATGCAGTTACTGATTGTGGCTGTTTTGGAGATGCTATCGTGCTAACGAATTGGCAAACTTTTTTCAAAAATATTGCAATTATAATTTTATTGGTGCCAGTTTTTCTTTATAGAAAAAAATTCGGGCATTACATGAATTGTAAGTTAGAATGGGTTGTTGGAGTTTTATTTACAGTCGCAATAGTTGGTATATCAATATTTGGACTAAGACATTTGCCAATTGTTGACTTTTTACCATATAAGCCGGGTCTGTCGCTAAAACCGGATACATCTGTTAAAGTAAATTATTTTGTTACTTATAAAAATAAAATTACAGGAGTTGAAAAGGAATATCCTGCGGATAATTACCCATGGAATGATAGCATTTGGATGAGTGAAAACGAGTTTGTAAGCTCAAGAGACGATAGGCAAAGGGCTGCAGAAATGATTAGCCTTGAGAATGCAGATTTTGAAGATGTTACAGAGCGAATAATGTTAAATCCTAGTTATCAGTTTCTTGTGGTTTCATTTGATATGGGAAAAATTTCCGAAAAAGCTGCCGAAAAAATTAGAACATTAGCAGCCGATTGTGACAAAAATGACATTGAAATAGCTTTGCTAACAGCTACTTCTCCTGATAAAGCAGAAGCATTGCGTCATGAAATGCAAATCCCTATTGATTTATATTTTGCTGATGATATTGCTCTTAAAATGCTTGTAAGGAGCAACCCCGGCTTCTTGCTTATGAAAGACGGAATGTTATTAGATAAATGGGCTTGGAGAGATTTGCCAATGCTAGCAGATATTGATTTGAAAAAGCTTGAAGATCAATACCTTATAAAAAAATAG
- a CDS encoding C40 family peptidase — MKKELLIFTFFLLSSMLLNAQKSNLEEFTSDSLENTNDTISYFLEEKNSKISLRDSLLNELITYGKSFLGSPYKYGGRSKAGFDCSGYVSTVFSKIGVNLSYSSVGMSGSGRVVADSTIQAGDILFFVNTQRGRNGIGHVGFVIEVENKEVLFLHSACNGGVKYEYLSHPYYKKHYYKAERIPLFDID, encoded by the coding sequence ATGAAAAAAGAGTTATTAATTTTTACATTTTTTTTATTATCGAGCATGTTACTAAATGCTCAAAAAAGTAATTTAGAAGAATTTACCTCAGATTCGCTAGAAAACACTAACGATACAATATCTTATTTTTTAGAAGAAAAAAACTCTAAAATCAGCTTACGCGACAGCCTTTTGAATGAATTAATCACGTATGGAAAATCATTTTTAGGAAGTCCGTACAAATATGGCGGCAGGTCTAAAGCTGGATTTGATTGCAGTGGCTATGTTAGCACAGTTTTTTCAAAAATAGGCGTGAATCTTTCTTATAGCTCTGTGGGAATGTCCGGCTCTGGTAGAGTAGTTGCAGACAGCACTATACAGGCTGGCGATATTTTGTTTTTTGTAAACACACAACGTGGACGCAATGGCATAGGACACGTTGGCTTTGTTATAGAAGTTGAGAATAAAGAGGTTTTGTTTTTACATTCTGCATGCAATGGCGGAGTTAAGTATGAATATCTCAGCCATCCATACTATAAAAAGCATTATTACAAAGCTGAGAGAATTCCATTATTTGATATTGATTAG
- a CDS encoding OmpA family protein: MSISIFFKCFLTVVLLFSTTITYAQKSIKKAEKLMHKYEYVEAVNLYETNLNFTDASDKDIRNLAFCCIQMNNTEKATKYLFKLVERGSATQDDLKIYADLLKQEGKYDEAINIYNNLTDVLFAENQIKSSNLAKEWIADTTILFEVQNVKKLNSKNSEFSLAKIRGKFILTSDRDNANIIDSSSYSWTGLPFLKLYTVDINEEEVENLKLLEDVNDAYHNGPAVFDEKNQILYFTKTTTVLKKIQKKSNPDPTSWFPDKSYNVFTNKLEIYSAKLIDGKFVEITPFKYNNKEEYSVGHPAISPDGDILYFVSDMPGGVGETDIYYCVKNVDGTWETPQNAGTTINTSGKEMFPVIEKNGDLYFSSNGHPGMGGLDMFRSTGSKETWSEPENLKHPFNSPKDDFAILFTEEGKTGFFTSNRDGGEGADDIYSFKYTPPPVPTKLTLQVTTWEKMENDTLAILTDEVNILYCESSNPKNKRKLTNMGDGKYEVVISCDSKYEVSAISNKFFAVPAQTIETHCETFNDTVFVKFVFERIVLNKEIVIENIYYDYNKANIKPEAAIELGKVISLLKENPAIIIELGSHTDSRGSDSYNLDLSQRRADAAVKYIVENGISQERITAKGYGETKLLNRCSNGVRCSEQEHQKNRRTEFKITGFIEGVGDIDVQSLEGKNIQVDPNLDEN, encoded by the coding sequence ATGTCAATATCCATCTTTTTTAAATGTTTTTTAACAGTTGTATTACTTTTTTCAACAACAATAACTTATGCTCAAAAATCAATAAAAAAAGCTGAAAAGCTGATGCATAAATATGAATATGTAGAAGCTGTTAATTTATACGAAACTAATTTAAATTTCACTGATGCTAGTGATAAAGATATTAGAAATTTAGCTTTTTGCTGTATACAAATGAATAATACAGAAAAAGCAACAAAATATTTGTTTAAATTAGTAGAAAGAGGTAGTGCTACACAAGATGACTTAAAAATTTATGCTGATTTACTAAAGCAAGAAGGGAAATACGACGAAGCTATAAATATTTACAATAATTTAACAGATGTATTATTTGCAGAAAATCAAATAAAAAGCTCTAACTTGGCTAAAGAATGGATTGCCGATACTACTATTTTATTTGAAGTGCAAAATGTAAAAAAATTGAACTCGAAAAATTCAGAATTTTCTTTAGCAAAAATTAGAGGTAAATTCATATTAACCTCCGATAGAGATAATGCTAATATTATTGACTCATCTAGTTATTCGTGGACAGGATTACCATTTTTAAAATTGTACACAGTTGATATTAATGAAGAAGAAGTTGAAAACTTAAAACTTTTAGAAGATGTCAATGATGCTTATCATAATGGACCTGCTGTTTTTGATGAAAAAAATCAAATTTTGTATTTTACAAAAACAACAACAGTATTAAAAAAAATACAAAAGAAATCAAATCCAGATCCAACTAGTTGGTTCCCTGATAAATCTTACAATGTGTTTACTAATAAGTTAGAAATATATTCTGCAAAACTTATTGATGGAAAATTTGTAGAAATTACTCCTTTTAAATACAATAATAAAGAAGAATATTCAGTTGGACACCCTGCTATTTCTCCCGATGGTGATATTCTATATTTTGTTTCTGACATGCCCGGAGGTGTTGGAGAAACTGATATTTATTATTGTGTTAAAAACGTTGACGGCACTTGGGAAACTCCTCAAAATGCTGGAACTACAATTAATACTTCAGGAAAAGAAATGTTCCCTGTTATCGAGAAAAATGGTGATTTATATTTCTCTTCAAATGGACATCCTGGCATGGGAGGTTTGGATATGTTTCGTTCAACTGGAAGCAAAGAAACATGGTCTGAACCAGAAAACTTAAAACACCCATTTAACTCTCCAAAAGATGATTTTGCAATATTATTTACCGAAGAAGGCAAAACAGGTTTTTTTACATCTAACCGTGACGGTGGAGAAGGAGCAGACGACATATATAGCTTTAAATACACACCACCACCAGTTCCTACAAAATTAACATTACAAGTAACAACTTGGGAAAAAATGGAAAATGACACATTAGCAATATTAACTGATGAAGTAAACATTCTATATTGCGAAAGTTCTAATCCAAAAAACAAAAGGAAATTAACTAATATGGGGGATGGAAAGTATGAGGTTGTTATAAGTTGCGACTCTAAATATGAAGTAAGTGCTATATCTAATAAATTTTTCGCAGTACCAGCACAAACAATTGAGACACATTGCGAAACTTTTAATGACACTGTATTTGTAAAGTTTGTGTTTGAAAGAATTGTGTTAAATAAAGAAATTGTAATAGAAAACATTTATTACGACTATAACAAAGCAAATATTAAGCCCGAAGCAGCAATAGAACTCGGTAAAGTCATTTCTTTGTTAAAAGAAAACCCTGCTATTATTATTGAGCTTGGTTCACATACCGACTCTCGCGGTAGCGATAGCTACAATTTGGACCTATCACAACGAAGAGCCGATGCTGCTGTAAAATATATTGTTGAAAATGGAATATCGCAAGAGAGAATTACTGCTAAAGGTTATGGCGAAACCAAGCTATTAAACAGATGCTCTAATGGAGTAAGATGCTCCGAACAAGAACATCAAAAGAATCGCCGCACAGAGTTTAAGATAACTGGTTTTATTGAAGGTGTTGGCGATATTGATGTGCAAAGTCTAGAAGGAAAAAATATTCAAGTTGACCCAAATCTAGACGAAAACTAG
- a CDS encoding type IX secretion system membrane protein PorP/SprF, producing the protein MKKNIIIIVLLTFTLHSVAQQNSILNQYIFNPMSINPAYVGTKQWTNINISYSSPWINFKGAPSTQMISADGALSQSMGLGVQLINEKTGAQCQQGLYGSYSYIVKLNKKFNLSMGLTAGISNFAIDGTELNPETIDDNYIPVNRQNSLRFDPKFGLFLYSERFYAGLSITDMLGDMIKNYNGFKIAQARHYYLTAGYVFDINQDVKIKPSFLLREDFKAQTNMDLTAHFLFKETFWFGATYRFGMNILTSPELGNNLKMRDAVVLMTEWNIDKSWIVGYAYTHSVTALSSWSGHELILSYTFPAKVKTRMKSPRYF; encoded by the coding sequence ATGAAAAAGAATATTATTATAATTGTTTTACTAACATTTACTTTACATAGTGTTGCACAACAAAACTCCATATTAAACCAATATATTTTTAATCCAATGAGCATTAACCCTGCTTATGTAGGTACTAAGCAATGGACTAATATTAACATCTCATATTCATCTCCTTGGATTAATTTCAAGGGAGCACCCTCTACTCAAATGATTAGTGCTGATGGAGCCCTTTCTCAATCAATGGGCTTAGGAGTGCAATTGATAAATGAGAAAACTGGCGCACAATGCCAACAAGGATTATATGGTTCTTATTCTTATATCGTAAAACTTAACAAAAAATTTAACCTATCAATGGGGCTAACTGCTGGAATTAGTAATTTTGCGATAGATGGCACAGAGCTTAATCCAGAAACTATAGATGATAACTATATTCCCGTTAATAGACAAAATAGTTTAAGATTTGATCCTAAGTTTGGCTTGTTCTTATATTCAGAAAGATTTTACGCAGGCTTATCAATTACAGATATGTTAGGCGATATGATTAAAAATTATAATGGATTTAAAATCGCCCAAGCCAGGCATTATTATTTAACAGCTGGATATGTGTTTGATATTAACCAAGATGTAAAAATTAAACCTAGTTTCTTACTAAGAGAAGATTTTAAAGCTCAAACTAATATGGACCTTACAGCTCACTTTTTGTTTAAAGAAACTTTTTGGTTTGGTGCAACATATAGATTTGGCATGAATATCCTTACAAGCCCTGAATTAGGAAACAACTTGAAGATGAGAGATGCTGTTGTATTAATGACTGAGTGGAATATTGATAAATCATGGATTGTTGGCTATGCCTACACACATAGTGTTACCGCTTTAAGCAGTTGGAGTGGACATGAGTTAATACTTAGCTATACTTTCCCTGCTAAAGTAAAAACAAGAATGAAATCACCTAGATATTTCTAA
- a CDS encoding ABC transporter permease, whose translation MLRFLISRIINGILILWGVVTILFFIFHALPSDPARMLLGQRSDISSEQAIRKELGLDKPVFTQYLIYINDLSPIGYLSTSPNSTYERKSEYGKMVKLIPLKNEAGIFLKSPWLRRSYQTQQSVTQVIKSAFPATAILAFTSIIFAFTFGLILGSLSAKWHGKFTDKFLMVISVLGMSVPSFFASVLIAWLFAWVLGDITGLKMFGSLYEVDDLGRGEYLSLKNLILPAFTLSIRPLAVFTSLSRNSILDVKKSDFVKTAKAKGLSKNKIFFKHILKNSLNPVVTSASGWFASLLAGSVFVEYVFDWKGIGYLVVQSLEKYDLPVLMGCLLIIAIMFIIINIILDATYKALDPRVQLYNKG comes from the coding sequence GTGCTGCGATTTTTAATATCTCGAATTATAAATGGCATCTTAATTTTATGGGGTGTTGTTACAATATTGTTTTTTATTTTTCATGCATTACCTTCAGATCCCGCTAGAATGTTGCTTGGTCAAAGAAGCGATATTTCTTCTGAGCAGGCAATTCGCAAAGAACTTGGACTTGACAAGCCTGTTTTTACACAATATTTAATTTATATAAATGATTTGTCGCCAATCGGATATTTGTCAACTTCACCAAATTCAACATATGAGCGGAAATCTGAATATGGCAAAATGGTTAAATTAATTCCATTAAAAAATGAAGCAGGAATTTTCTTGAAATCACCATGGCTCAGGAGGTCTTATCAAACTCAACAGTCTGTAACACAGGTGATTAAATCGGCTTTTCCTGCAACTGCCATTCTAGCTTTTACTTCTATAATATTCGCCTTTACTTTTGGCTTAATATTAGGCTCATTATCAGCTAAATGGCATGGAAAATTTACAGATAAGTTTTTAATGGTTATTAGCGTGCTGGGTATGTCTGTGCCTTCATTTTTTGCATCTGTGCTTATTGCGTGGCTTTTTGCATGGGTGCTTGGCGATATTACAGGGCTTAAAATGTTTGGCAGCCTATATGAAGTTGATGACTTAGGACGTGGCGAATATTTGTCATTGAAAAATTTAATATTGCCCGCTTTTACATTGTCTATCCGTCCGCTTGCTGTTTTTACAAGTTTATCGCGAAATTCTATTTTAGATGTAAAGAAAAGTGATTTTGTTAAAACTGCAAAAGCAAAAGGACTTTCAAAAAACAAGATATTTTTTAAGCATATTTTGAAAAACTCTTTAAATCCTGTAGTTACATCGGCAAGTGGTTGGTTTGCTTCTTTGCTTGCTGGCTCTGTGTTTGTTGAATATGTCTTTGATTGGAAAGGCATTGGATACCTTGTTGTGCAAAGTCTCGAAAAATACGATTTGCCTGTGCTGATGGGCTGCTTGTTAATTATTGCTATAATGTTTATTATAATTAACATTATATTGGATGCGACGTATAAGGCTTTAGACCCAAGAGTACAGTTGTATAATAAAGGATAA